Proteins encoded together in one Camelina sativa cultivar DH55 chromosome 9, Cs, whole genome shotgun sequence window:
- the LOC104712705 gene encoding eukaryotic translation initiation factor 2D-like: MFKKAVEAKSHQRLSGADRKKLRRTVRNRLPLLTDELLDAILPPKVEITLSKFQNRVHVYSIEGGCPMFFDIDGRGTEIFPTVFALWEAPEMLPSFMLKGAEVSRYVLGGADLMFPGIWIPSQGFPSFSAGEIWAVQVPGNPAPIAVGCTTMSSEEALKAGLRGKALRITHYYRDFLWESAEGHYVPNAGFMENVVMEDPSYLASGSVEEISDSSACPQTSTEIEDESGDANNIGPSTSVTDAKNDTEEHLVGTMNELNLTDDVSANEANIDKQIILSPEEVDALLDQCLLQALHTTLKEKDLPIPGSTLWANHVLPCRPSGRTLDIKKSSHKKLSKWLQSKASTGMISVKEDKHKKEIVLISVNRSHPDYKSFKPEKKKAEVSESPGERSTAQPQSEKMLEIIEVYKPSIHNSAIFASVGEDKGNLYTASEATDVVFRYIEKENLVKPTNKSTVVLDAILCDSLFKGAIKKGSAYPSEIHKKDVGSTFVGRMQPHHVVMRGGGEPVVRKGAIKPVQIMTERRQGNKKVTKVTGMETFLIEPDLFGSELQKKFACSTSVGELPGKKGYEVLIQGGVIDNLAKYMVEHYGVPKRFIEVLDKTRK, translated from the exons ATGTTTAAGAAGGCCGTAGAGGCAAAGTCTCACCAGCGTCTCTCCGGCGCTGACCGAAAAAAACTCCGCCGCACCGTCCGAAATAGGCTTCCCCTTCTCACCGATGAACTCCTCGACGCAATCCTTCCTCCCaaa GTCGAGATAACTCTTTCCAAGTTTCAGAATCGAGTCCATGTCTATAGTATTGAAGGTGGATGTCCCATGTTTTTCGATATCGATGGCAGAGGAACTGAGATATTCCCAACAG TTTTTGCTCTCTGGGAGGCTCCTGAAATGTTACCTTCCTTTATGTTGAAAGGAGCTGAGGTTTCACGGTATGTTTTAGGCGGTGCAGATTTGATGTTCCCAGGTATATGGATCCCTTCCCAAGGCTTTCCTTCTTTCTCTGCTGGAGAGATATGGGCTGTCCAAGTTCCTGGAAATCCCGCACCTATTGCT GTTGGGTGTACCACAATGAGTAGTGAAGAAGCTCTTAAAGCAGGTTTGCGTGGGAAGGCTTTACGGATTACTCATTATTACCGTGATTTCCTTTG GGAATCAGCTGAGGGGCACTATGTTCCAAATGCTGGTTTTATGGAGAATGTTGTCATGGAGGATCCATCGTACCTTGCTTCTGGTTCAGTTGAAGAAATCTCAGACTCTTCAGCTTGTCCTCAGACAAGCACAGAAATTGAAGATGAATCTGGTGATGCGAATAATATTGGGCCTTCAACCTCTGTTACCGATGCTAAGAATGATACTGAAGAACATTTGGTTGGGACCATGAATGAGCTGAACTTGACAGATGACGTTTCTGCTAATGAAGCAAATATCGACAAGCAGATTATTCTCTCCCCTGAGGAGGTAGATGCCCTTCTTGACCAATGCCTTTTGCAAGCATTGCATACAACTCTAAAGGAGAAGGACCTACCAATCCCAGGAAGTACTCTATG GGCAAATCATGTATTACCTTGCAGGCCTTCTGGTCGCACACTTGACATTAAGAAGTCTTCCCATAAAAAGCTGTCAAAATGGCTGCAATCTAAAGCGTCTACTGGAATG ATATCTGTTAAAGAAGACAAGCATAAGAAGGAGATTGTATTGATATCAGTCAACCGCAGCCACCCAGATTACAAATCCTTCAagccagagaagaagaaagctgaagTCTCTGAGTCTCCTGGAGAGCGCTCCACAGCGCAACCTCAGTCAGAGAAAATGCTTGAAATCATAGAGGTCTATAAACCTAGCATACACAACAGTGCAATATTTGCATCAGTTGGGGAAGACAAAGGAAATCTATACACAGCTTCTGAAGCCACTGATGTTGTGTTCAGATACATCGAGAAGGAAAATCTGGTTAAGCCAACAAACAAGTCAACGGTGGTGTTGGATGCGATACTATGTGATTCATTGTTCAAAGGAGCTATCAAAAAGGGATCGGCATATCCGTCAGAGATTCACAAAAAGGATGTTGGGTCGACGTTTGTAGGTAGAATGCAGCCTCATCACGTAGTGATGAGAGGAGGCGGTGAACCTGTGGTTCGTAAAGGAGCTATAAAGCCGGTTCAGATAATGACAGAACGAAGACAAGGTAACAAAAAAGTGACCAAGGTCACAGGGATGGAGACGTTCTTGATAGAACCAGACTTGTTTGGATCAGAACTGCAGAAGAAGTTTGCTTGCAGTACTTCAGTTGGAGAACTTCCAG
- the LOC104712707 gene encoding uncharacterized protein slp1-like: protein MQRSRRALLVRRRVSETSSNNNGRNRFYKVSLSLVFLIWGLVFLSTLWISHVDGDKGRSLVASVEKGEPHDDKANETGKPVDAPSLASASVPSTPDLSSVGGKAATKEIILKQTKEDDTTAGNVTENKDSKFVKPSQISNSTATGQGNDSETSASKLDQLSRAVPLGLDEFKSKTSNSKDKSLSGQVSGVIHRMEPGGKEYNYAAASKGAKVLASNKEAKGPSSIITRDKDKYLRNPCSTEGKFVVIELSEETLVNTIKIANFEHYSSNLKEFEILGTLVYPTDTWTHLGNFTALNMKHEQNFTLVDPQWVRYLKLNFLSHYGSEFYCTLSLLEVYGVDAVERMLEDLISIQDKNILKPQEGDTEQKEKKPVQATKSSESDENRSKQKEKEQETSPEVAVVKAEVSTERKKLPDPVEEIKHQPGSRMPGDTVLKILMQKIRSLDVSLSVLESYLEERSSSYGKIFKEMDLEASKREKEVDTMRLEVAGMKEREENTKKEAMEMKEWRMRVEAELEKAENEKEKVKERLEHVLERMEWMEKKGVVVFTICVGFGVIAVGAVVFGKGIGRAEKPGGLAWLLLLISSTFVMFILSL, encoded by the exons ATGCAAAGATCAAGGAGAGCTCTTCTGGTTAGAAGAAGAGTTTCTGAGACTAGTTCTAATAATAATGGAAGGAATCGCTTCTACAAAGTTTCATTGTCTCTTGTTTTTCTCATATGGGGGCTTGTCTTCTTATCTACCTTGTGGATCAGTCATGTTGATGGTGACAAAG GTAGGTCTTTAGTGGCTTCTGTGGAAAAAGGTGAACCACATGATGATAAGGCAAATGAGACAGGTAAGCCTGTTGATGCACCATCACTAGCGTCTGCCTCTGTCCCCTCTACTCCTGATTTGAGTTCGGTCGGCGGTAAAGCCGCAACCAAAGAAATCATAttgaagcaaacaaaagaagatgacACAACTGCAGGAAATGTTACAGAAAATAAAGACAGTAAGTTTGTGAAGCCAAGTCAGATTAGTAATAGCACAGCCACAGGTCAAGGCAATGATAGTGAGACGAGTGCTTCAAAGCTTGATCAGCTATCTCGTGCAGTCCCGCTTGGCCTTGATGAGTTCAAGAGCAAGACGTCAAATTCTAAAGACAAATCTTTGTCAGGCCAAGTCAGCGGCGTGATTCACAGGATGGAACCTGGTGGGAAAGAGTACAACTACGCAGCTGCTTCAAAAGGTGCCAAGGTCTTAGCTTCTAACAAGGAAGCAAAAGGACCTTCAAGCATCATAACCCGGGACAAAGACAAGTATCTCCGAAACCCGTGTTCTACTGAAGGCAAATTCGTTGTCATAGAGCTCTCAGAAGAAACGTTGGTGAACACAATCAAGATTGCAAATTTCGAGCATTACTCTTCCAACCTGAAGGAGTTTGAGATCCTAGGCACCTTGGTTTATCCGACTGATACATGGACTCATCTAGGGAACTTCACGGCTTTAAACATGAAGCATGAGCAGAACTTTACACTCGTGGATCCTCAATGGGTGAGATATCTAAAGCTTAATTTCCTAAGCCATTACGGTTCAGAATTCTACTGCACCTTGAGTTTACTAGAAGTCTACGGAGTGGACGCTGTGGAGCGGATGCTGGAGGATTTGATATCTATCCAAGACAAAAACATACTGAAACCACAAGAAGGAGACACTGAGCAGAAAGAGAAGAAGCCAGTACAAGCGACAAAGTCCTCTGAAAGCGACGAAAACAGGAGTAAACAGAAGGAGAAGGAACAAGAAACCTCACCAGAGGTTGCAGTTGTGAAAGCTGAAGTGTCAACTGAGAGAAAAAAGCTGCCAGATCCTGTGGAAGAGATAAAACATCAACCAGGAAGCAGAATGCCAGGGGACACGGTCCTGAAGATACTAATGCAGAAGATACGGTCGCTGGACGTGAGCTTATCAGTGCTTGAGAGTTACTTGGAGGAACGGAGCTCAAGTTACGGGAAGATATTTAAAGAGATGGACCTTGAGGCGAgcaagagagagaaggaggtgGATACTATGAGACTTGAGGTAGCGGGAATGAAGGAGAGGGAAGAGAATACGAAGAAGGAGGCGATGGAGATGAAGGAGTGGCGGATGAGAGTGGAGGCAGAGCTAGAGAAGGctgagaatgagaaagagaaagtgaaggAGAGGTTAGAGCATGTGTTGGAAAGAATGGAGTGGATGGAGAAGAAAGGTGTGGTTGTGTTCACAATCTGTGTCGGGTTTGGGGTTATAGCAGTTGGAGCCGTGGTGTTCGGTAAGGGGATAGGTCGAGCAGAGAAGCCAGGCGGCTTGGCTTGGTTACTGTTATTGATAAGCTCGACATTCGTTATGTTCATTTTGTCTCTTTGA
- the LOC104712708 gene encoding DEAD-box ATP-dependent RNA helicase 18-like encodes MKTIEAEGANLLIGTPGERICRVYAHKKNPLQERRCSENASDVIPMVRKHLHAATMYLLQCIQIRAAAMKDQAVWLKGKKAFCFLNYFVKARKEHHCFNILRWQELEIGKLAMGYGLFLMRVSHPSKALLLTT; translated from the exons ATGAAGACTATTGAAGCAGAAGGAGCCAATCTCTTGATTGGCACACCTG GAGAAAGAATATGTAGGGTTTATGCACATAAGAAGAACCCTCTTCAAGAAAGAAGATGCTCTGAGAACGCATCCGATGTCATCCCGATGGTAAGAAAACACTTGCATGCCGCTACAATGTATTTGCTACAATGTATTCAGATACGTGCAGCTGCCATGAAGGACCAAGCAGTGTGGTTAAAGGGAAAAAAGGcattttgtttcttgaattATTTTGTCAAAGCTCGGAAGGAGCATCACTGCTTTAACATTCTCag ATGGCAGGAACTTGAAATCGGAAAGCTAGCCATGGGATATGGCCTCTTTCTAATGAGGGTTTCACACCCGTCGAAGGCGTTACTTTTGACGACATAA
- the LOC104712711 gene encoding endoglucanase 9-like isoform X2 has protein sequence MTSPFFFVFLFSSLLTGNVDANPNYREALSKSLLFFQGQRSGRLPRGQQLSWRASSGLSDGSSAHVDLTGGYYDAGDNVKFNFPMAFTTTMLSWSALEYGKRMGPELQNARVNIRWATDYLLKCARATPGKLYVGVGDPNVDHKCWERPEDMDTPRTVYSVSPSNPGSDVAAETAAALAAASMVFRKVDSTYSRLLLATAKDVMQFAIQYRGAYSDSLSSSVCPFYCSYSGYKDELMWGASWLLRATNNPYYANFIKSLGGGDQPDIFSWDNKYAGAYVLLSRRALLNKDINFEPYKQAAENFMCQILPDSPSSSTQYTQGGLMYKLPQSNLQYVTSITFLLTTYAKYMKATKHTFNCGNSVIVPNALISLSKRQVDYIIGDNPIRMSYMVGFGSNFPKRIHHRASSLPSHSLHSKSLGCNGGFQSFYTQNPNPNILTGAIVGGPNQNDGYPDQRDDYSHSEPATYINAAFVGPLAYFASGRAG, from the exons ATGACTTCtccattcttctttgttttccttttctcgTCTCTTCTCACAGGCAATGTTGATGCCAACCCAAACTACAGAGAAGCTCTCTCCAAGTCATTGCTTTTCTTCCAAGGTCAGCGTTCCGGTCGCCTTCCTAGAGGCCAACAACTCTCATGGAGGGCTAGCTCTGGCCTTTCTGATGGCTCCTCCGCTCAT GTGGACTTAACCGGCGGGTACTATGACGCAGGAGATAACGTTAAGTTCAATTTCCCAATGGCGTTTACCACCACGATGCTCTCATGGAGCGCACTTGAGTACGGCAAGCGGATGGGTCCTGAGCTGCAAAACGCACGTGTGAACATCCGTTGGGCCACAGATTACCTGCTGAAATGTGCTAGAGCCACTCCAGGAAAGCTTTATGTTGGGGTAGGAGATCCTAATGTTGATCACAAATGCTGGGAACGACCTGAGGACATGGACACACCACGTACAGTTTACTCTGTATCCCCTTCTAACCCCGGTTCTGATGTTGCAGCTGAAACAGCAGCAGCTCTAGCTGCAGCTTCTATGGTTTTCAGAAAAGTTGATTCTACGTATTCGCGTTTGCTGCTGGCAACAGCTAAAGATGTGATGCAATTTGCCATTCAATACAGGGGAGCTTACAGTGATTCCCTTTCTTCATCCGTCTGTCCTTTCTACTGTTCCTACTCTGGTTACAAG GACGAGCTGATGTGGGGTGCTTCCTGGCTGCTGAGAGCAACCAATAACCCATATTACGCAAACTTCATCAAATCTTTAGGAGGTGGAGATCAACCTGACATCTTCAGCTGGGACAATAAATATGCTGGCGCCTATGTTCTTCTGTCACGG AGAGCATTACTTAACAAAGACATCAACTTCGAACCATACAAGCAAGCAGCTGAGAATTTCATGTGCCAAATCCTTCCAGATTCTCCTTCCTCATCAACCCAATACACTCAAG GGGGATTAATGTACAAGTTACCTCAAAGCAATCTGCAATACGTAACCTCCATAACATTCTTGCTCACGACTTACGCCAAATACATGAAAGCCACAAAACACACATTCAACTGCGGAAACTCTGTTATCGTCCCCAATGCCTTGATAAGCCTATCGAAGCGACAAGTTGATTACATAATCGGAGATAACCCAATCAGAATGTCGTACATGGTTGGGTTCGGATCCAATTTCCCCAAAAGAATCCACCACAGAGCATCTTCGCTTCCTTCCCACTCACTACATTCCAAATCCCTAGGCTGCAACGGCGGATTTCAATCATTCTACactcaaaaccctaaccctaacatTCTGACAGGAGCAATCGTCGGAGGTCCAAATCAAAACGATGGGTATCCAGATCAGAGAGACGATTATAGCCACTCGGAACCGGCGACTTACATTAACGCCGCCTTCGTCGGACCTTTGGCTTACTTCGCCTCCGGTCGAGCGGGTTGA
- the LOC104712711 gene encoding endoglucanase 9-like isoform X1, producing the protein MTSPFFFVFLFSSLLTGNVDANPNYREALSKSLLFFQGQRSGRLPRGQQLSWRASSGLSDGSSAHVDLTGGYYDAGDNVKFNFPMAFTTTMLSWSALEYGKRMGPELQNARVNIRWATDYLLKCARATPGKLYVGVGDPNVDHKCWERPEDMDTPRTVYSVSPSNPGSDVAAETAAALAAASMVFRKVDSTYSRLLLATAKDVMQFAIQYRGAYSDSLSSSVCPFYCSYSGYKDELMWGASWLLRATNNPYYANFIKSLGGGDQPDIFSWDNKYAGAYVLLSRVCLVSYKNPCFSIRLSDSLIQNHYFWQRALLNKDINFEPYKQAAENFMCQILPDSPSSSTQYTQGGLMYKLPQSNLQYVTSITFLLTTYAKYMKATKHTFNCGNSVIVPNALISLSKRQVDYIIGDNPIRMSYMVGFGSNFPKRIHHRASSLPSHSLHSKSLGCNGGFQSFYTQNPNPNILTGAIVGGPNQNDGYPDQRDDYSHSEPATYINAAFVGPLAYFASGRAG; encoded by the exons ATGACTTCtccattcttctttgttttccttttctcgTCTCTTCTCACAGGCAATGTTGATGCCAACCCAAACTACAGAGAAGCTCTCTCCAAGTCATTGCTTTTCTTCCAAGGTCAGCGTTCCGGTCGCCTTCCTAGAGGCCAACAACTCTCATGGAGGGCTAGCTCTGGCCTTTCTGATGGCTCCTCCGCTCAT GTGGACTTAACCGGCGGGTACTATGACGCAGGAGATAACGTTAAGTTCAATTTCCCAATGGCGTTTACCACCACGATGCTCTCATGGAGCGCACTTGAGTACGGCAAGCGGATGGGTCCTGAGCTGCAAAACGCACGTGTGAACATCCGTTGGGCCACAGATTACCTGCTGAAATGTGCTAGAGCCACTCCAGGAAAGCTTTATGTTGGGGTAGGAGATCCTAATGTTGATCACAAATGCTGGGAACGACCTGAGGACATGGACACACCACGTACAGTTTACTCTGTATCCCCTTCTAACCCCGGTTCTGATGTTGCAGCTGAAACAGCAGCAGCTCTAGCTGCAGCTTCTATGGTTTTCAGAAAAGTTGATTCTACGTATTCGCGTTTGCTGCTGGCAACAGCTAAAGATGTGATGCAATTTGCCATTCAATACAGGGGAGCTTACAGTGATTCCCTTTCTTCATCCGTCTGTCCTTTCTACTGTTCCTACTCTGGTTACAAG GACGAGCTGATGTGGGGTGCTTCCTGGCTGCTGAGAGCAACCAATAACCCATATTACGCAAACTTCATCAAATCTTTAGGAGGTGGAGATCAACCTGACATCTTCAGCTGGGACAATAAATATGCTGGCGCCTATGTTCTTCTGTCACGGGTTTGTCTCGTTTCTTATAAAAACCCATGCTTTAGCATCAGACTATCTGACTCACTAATTCAAAATCATTACTTTTGGCAGAGAGCATTACTTAACAAAGACATCAACTTCGAACCATACAAGCAAGCAGCTGAGAATTTCATGTGCCAAATCCTTCCAGATTCTCCTTCCTCATCAACCCAATACACTCAAG GGGGATTAATGTACAAGTTACCTCAAAGCAATCTGCAATACGTAACCTCCATAACATTCTTGCTCACGACTTACGCCAAATACATGAAAGCCACAAAACACACATTCAACTGCGGAAACTCTGTTATCGTCCCCAATGCCTTGATAAGCCTATCGAAGCGACAAGTTGATTACATAATCGGAGATAACCCAATCAGAATGTCGTACATGGTTGGGTTCGGATCCAATTTCCCCAAAAGAATCCACCACAGAGCATCTTCGCTTCCTTCCCACTCACTACATTCCAAATCCCTAGGCTGCAACGGCGGATTTCAATCATTCTACactcaaaaccctaaccctaacatTCTGACAGGAGCAATCGTCGGAGGTCCAAATCAAAACGATGGGTATCCAGATCAGAGAGACGATTATAGCCACTCGGAACCGGCGACTTACATTAACGCCGCCTTCGTCGGACCTTTGGCTTACTTCGCCTCCGGTCGAGCGGGTTGA